DNA sequence from the Armigeres subalbatus isolate Guangzhou_Male chromosome 1, GZ_Asu_2, whole genome shotgun sequence genome:
ccgggtcccatgcgccgagttgtgcgccatgcaaaaagtaaataaaccaatgtcaaacCGATGCGAGCTTTCGGTGAGCTTTTCCACATTCGATTCTAAGGTATGCagcatattgtcgtccctttacgGAAAGATATTCTTCAGTGGAATTGTTCGAGTTTTagtagtttttgcttttctttcgcctCTGTTGAGTTTGTTATATTGGTTAAGAGGATCTTATTGGTGAAGTTGTGCTTAATTTGTTatgtaatattctacacttGAGTTGTGTAAGTACCACAATATGATAAAATACCTTAACGGCGCATaactaagcgaggcagaggtgaaagagcaaaatgctataatatctcgagaatcacaatatatatttcaatttaaaacaatgaaaaaaaaatacaatatccGAAATTCGAAATGCaaagttaaatgatttaaaataaaaattaataatagGAAATTATAAgccaaatgttcaaaattaagatttttgaatctgaaatacaaaatcaaaatataaaaggaaagattttaaaattggaaatcaagaatttgaattataaataagaaataaaaaaaattgaaatctataacttgaaaaaaaaataaaaattaatgattaaaaattattgaaatttggaaataaaaaagaacaaaatgtatattaagacttttttttattttcatatataaattcaatttatatattttattattattttttatcggCGGCAGGGGTCACGCTGTTGGTGATTGGCAATAGAGGCGACTGAATTAAATGGGTGGTTTTttaggaagtcctccggaaactgctgcaggaatttcatcggaaaatcctccaggaattgcttcggaagttcctccaagagattTTTTGGTAGTTCCTTAAGGTAtacctcagaaagttcctcgagcagttcttccgaaagttcgtctagaaattcctccagaagttctttcaagaatatctccggaagtttctccagaaattcttcttcagaaaattcctccaagaatttctccggaggttcttccggaattccttcagaagtttctccaggggttcctctggaagttcgttCACATATTTcctcggaggttcctccagaaattcatcaggatgttcctccagctattcctccggaagttctttcatgCTCCATAAGGTAATACAGCGATTGCTTCTGGAATATTATCGGAAGTGAACTATTGAGAAATCGACTGTatcaattcatccggaagtttctctagctattcctgcggaaattcctccgaaatttgcTTATATACAGCAATTCCTTAGGATCCTTCTGGAatatctttggaagttcctccagcagatcatccaggaatttctccggaaattctttcgagcattcccccggaagttccttaaggtattcctgtagaagttcctccgaaagttcctctaggaacttctctggaagttcctccaggaattcttctgtaaattcttccaggaattcttctggaacttcctccaagaattccttcggaagttcctccggaaatctattaggaagttccttcaactGCTACTCCggagtaacttctggaggaattcctggaggaactcccgcaggaacttttggaggtacttccggaggaattcctggcggaattttgggaggaattcctggaggaactttcgcaggaatccctggaggagcttccagtggaattcctggaagaactttcggagaaattcctggagaaactaccagaggaattcctagaggaactactggattaattcttggaggaactgctagtggaacttctggaggaacttctgcaggaatttcttgagggacttccgcaggaacttttggaggtacttccggaggaacttttgaaggaacttccggaggaattcctaggaatagttcctttaggaatttctctggtagttactccagggatttctccggaagttcctccaggaattccactgaaagttccttcaggggtTCCTGTGAAAGTTactctaggagttcctctggaggtaccttcaaaagttcctttcgGAAGaacctccaaaagttcctccatgaattcctgcggaagtccctccagaaattcctgcggaagtccctccggaagttcctccaggaattcctccggaagttcctccaggaatttctgcagtagttcctctaggaattcctccgtaagttcctctaggaattccttcggaagtttttctgggaagtcctccggaagttcctccaggaattcctccgaaagttcctctaggaattcctccggaagttcctctaggagttcgtccggaagttcctccagaatttcctcaaggaattccaccggaaggtTCTCcaggaactggaggaacttccgatggaattcctggaggaactttcgaaagaattcctatagtatcttccgaaagaattcttaaaggaacttacatttaccggagaaattccataggaatttctaaaggaacttccgaaggaatttctggagaaacttccgtaggaattcctggaggagctactggagaaattcctggaggaactaccggaggaactgctggtagaattcttgaaaaaacttcgggtggaattcatggaggaactcctggaggtactttcgcaggaattgctggaggaacttccgcaagaactcttggaggtacttctggaggaattcctggaggaacttgcgcagaaacccctggaggagcttcctgtaagaacttccggagaaacccctggagaaactaccggagaaactccaggaggaactactggatttatttctggaggaaataccagagtaattcctaaaggaactaccggtggaatttttggaggaacttctggtggaattcttgggggaacttctgcaggaatttctggagggacttccgcaggaattcatggaggaacttccgacggaattcttaGAGTAACTTCCacaggaactcttggaggaatttccggaggaattcttggaaaaaaatctggggaaattcctaaaggatcttCCCAAGGGAttgattcctggaggaacttccgaaagaattcctaattgaacttcctaaagaatttctgaaaggagattccgaaggaattcctggaggaactttcgaaggaattcttggaaaaacttccgaaggaattcctgttggaactgaaattctgaaggaacttccgcaggagttccaggaggaacttgcgCATGAACTCTTGCTGgagcttccgcagaaattcctggagagactttcggaaaaattccagaagaagctccctgaaaattcctggaggaacttatgagAGAATTGCTGGAATCAAATGTGAAGGAATTGctagaggatcttccgaaagaattgatggaggaattccaaaagaatttgaggagatatttccaaaatttctggaggaacttccgagggaattccagaatgaatttcctgaggaacctCTGTaaaaactactggaggaattctcgggggaacttccgaagcaatttccggaggacttcctaaAAAACTTCCGCCACCTCTATTTCCGATCACCAACAGCGGGAAGCAGCCGCCGATAAAATATAATACATAAATACTTAGCTAGACCAACATTtagaaagggcgtaacagccaaaaattgttccttcataatttttaatttaaaaaaaataaaaattaaataggagggaagacagctttggcaggttttgttccattattgtcagggggtttttgtcgacaaaagtttatgaaatttggccacaatattctttgatatgcaaagaatgtttaggccaaatttgagcataatcagtcataatagaacaataatagaacaaaacctgccaaagccgtcattccccctattaaaaacaaaaaataaaaaatgaaaaatgaaaaattaaaagatttaaaattaaagtttgagaattaaaaattaaaaactaaaaaataattagaaaattaaaaaattagaaattaaaaattaaaatattggaaaattgaaaataaaaattaaacataaaaattttaaattttaaatgttcaataaaaaataagaaattcaaatttaaaattagaaacttaaaattttaaattttgaatttgaggTATAAGTATTTGTAGATACAATAAAATGcgtttttaataaataaaatttgaatttatttcacctgaaaaagtgtttttgagcatAAAAGAAAAAATCCGAATACCCCTAACCCCACTGCTGAAAGCGGGATTCATCCTGATCGGTTTTTACGTAGTTTTTCCCAGTTACATCAAAAATATTACGTCGAATATGAATTACATTGCTCTGATTTGAAGATGAAACATCAATTACGTCaactttttaattattttagagcgtcttagggaaatgttacaaagttaaaagactattattcttccatttacttccactattaacttaggttaatagtggaagtaaatggaagaataatagtctttaacCTTGTCAACTTTTTGTTACGTCATTCAGATGTAATAACACATtatatttacgacggcgatgatgtgcatcaaatctgatgtgatattactttttattttttactgtgtaggTTGAGTACGTGAATTAGGTTAAGAATAGTGTACTGTTAACTCACTGGTGCTCCTAGCTAATATAATTTACTTAAGACAGATTCAATATAATATAAGTAATAAGTTTTTACCTTTTATATAATTTAAGCCCTCGAATTCACGATGTATATAATAAAAAGATTGCTATCGCAGAAATTCACTTGTGCGGTTAAACGTGCATGtatagggtctgtctcatttggagaattaaacttaaaagtgacagttcgaaaattacaaaatcaccccgttataagaatggctggtgctacccagcaattccaataggacatcgatggaaaatgattcgatatctgtcaaaagtaatcttgctctgcgagcagggttattcgataattattgaaatgtcacttttaagtttaatttcagtttaattttcCAATTGAGTCAGACCCATAGTTCATAATCTATCGTTTGCCTTTTTCTCGATCTTTCTGATCTCCTTACTGACTAAACAAACTCACCGATGTCCTCGAGTAGGCTGTCATCGCATTACATTCTAACTCGTTCCGATACCTACCGATGACTCTGGTGAGGGGTACTTGCATCGGTTTGTTGTAGATACCGCAATGATAGAGGCGCGCTGGCGTGAGTTCGCCAACACGGCCCCtaatctgttttacgtagtttacgtcgggcggttgAATCTCGTATTTAACCCTTTTTCGCAGTTCGGATTCGTTCTAGAAATTTATCCCTGAACTATGTGTATCGGGAGAATTCATCATTACCTAATCTCTGGAATTTTAATACCAATTTATGAGaagaattcttcttctttcaattGGCTCTCAACGGTGCTGTGAAAGAATAAATCTTCATTTTACTTATCCTTTTAGCCGAATAACCCATAATTCATTGCTGTATCCTTGTTGCTAACTATCGTTGTTATACTCACGTCAGAAGTCGGGAGCACGCACAGGCAATTCGAATGAACGAGAATGAATGAATATTGAAATCGTCTCTTCTGTCATGCTTCTGCTAAATGGCGGCACAAGTTACCCCAGCTTTTCCGAGGCCTTTGTGCCGCCACGTGGATGCGAGTCAGAAAAGCGAGCCGGCTCCTGATCTCAACTTTATGGTGACTGCGCTCTGCCACGCGTCAACGGCATTCCCAGAAAAAAATACCAACCAAACCGAAACGAATGGTATCAATGCGACTAACTCAACAGTACAGCATTGTCATTCTGCCAAGCGAGTGAGATTTCCGTGTTTGTCCGAAACTATTTCTGAAGCGAGGCGAACGTAAATTGATTGCCGGAGGAAGGCAGTTACTCCGGCAGCGTGTACAGATTTATGGTTTAGGTCCACCACTGCTGCCGTGCCCTATGCTTCCGATTGTCACGGGCCAAGTCCGACAAGTGTGGCAACGTTTCGTTTGACATTGTTTCTCGGAAGGCATTTTGACTTGTTTGGCCGGTGGCTTAAGTGTGGCACCACCGACGGCGGCAATGGTATAGCGGCACTTTACGTCAGGAAGGACATTTACGGCTGCAGTATTTATGACCGCCCCCGGAATGATGGATGCTGACATGGGTTTTGTTGTTTCGTGAGAATGGACTGGGATATCCTTAAAATAGTAAATCAGTTCTGAGAATAATGAAAACCCAGATAAAGGACAAAACAGGCATTCAATTCCCGAATCAGGAGACATTCAAGTTTTTCTTGGTTGAAAACCCACATAAATTTGATTTCATCATGAATATATTAACAAAATTGAGTATACAATCAGATGAATTTTATCATTGACCGGTAACAATTTAACATGATAGGTTTAAAAACCAACCACGAACGTAGCAAACAAGTTAGCGCCGTTTACCAGGAAACAAGAGCGAGCATATCGCCATGCTGCGAGCGTTATGTGTCAGCTTTTCACCGACATTATCaagacagcagcagcagctacACACCATCAATAAAGTTCCACCGACAGAccgattggaattgaattgtcCGCCCCTCGGCATAAAGCAATCTTGATTGGATTGATGTGCGAAGATGTGAAGCGACGATTTATCAATGACAGCTTATCTCAATCGTCGCTTTGGGCCATCTAACCGCATCGTCTGCCAGTGCCACACGACTAAATCGATCACTCCTGTCAGTGAACACCTTGAAACCGTACTTCCTTCGATTGGAACCAATTATCGAATCAATTAACCATGTTTTCGTTCCTCAGGTTTGCCGCCAAAATTGCTACTGCAGTTGCTGCCACCGGCGACGACCGGTTCCGGAGGGATCTAAATTGGATCGAAAAGTCATGTTGTGGGTTGCGGTGCTACACCTGAAATCTGGGACTCCGTCTTCCTGTCTAATCCAATCCTGCCACCAGTTGCGCACGTCTTCAGTACCTACACAGCAGGAGCATTGTGAAGAGAAACTCTCGCTTTCCCATCGACAATGTTGTCGGAAAGTGAATAGATATAGCGCTGCGGGCACATTTCTACTGGATGCTGCGATAGCGTTTAATTGGAAGAGTCATTCCGCTTCCGAGTCATGTAGCTGTGCATCAACACGCTTATAGCACTATTACATAGCCAGTTGGTTCATTTTGAGCAATAGCAAGGAGGTAACGAACGTCAAACTTTGATCGGAGTTTTGAAAGTCCAACATGCGGCAGCGACGTCGATGGCGCCGGGCCATCGCCGTTCGTGCAGACACTTTTCTACGAAGTTTATTCTTCCGGTCTGGCGGTTACGGGGTTAAGCTTCTGACAGCGGCAATCAGGAGTGGCAGCAAATATCATAGAAGCTGTCCCAGAGTTCCAGCATTCAATATTAATAAATTTGTGCTAAATTTAGCATGGCTTTGCTATTGGTTTACATTCTTTGGACAATTGAAGAACATTTGAAGAAATAGGGAATTACAAAATCCAAGCAGAAGGTTTCTTGTTACTGGAAAAGATTTTAAAttaagaaatcaagaagtcCTTGGAAGTTCAATAATCTTTGCGAAATCTTTGTTTTTCTGACCAATTGTTTGGAATTGGTCCCATAGGTCCATTCAATCAGGGATTTTTTCTCGTTGGGGAGACCGGGCTGTATGGCCGATTTGGAATGTACTCATTCTGGATAGACTTTTCGAAAAACGGATTTCACTGTCCTTAATACATtactcgcgcttagtttcaaattagtggcaaattggtggaaagtttgcgaatcgattgatatataaatctttaaaatccattgagagATAAAGTACCTATtgatgttacaaatcttacatgatttcgtgacggtcccgaattttgaaattttcattttaccccccgtatccgagtcttccccttagacgtagtttacgtcaaaaacggCCAacaagtgctcgcgttttcgggggcacaccactcgatacggaggcggcggacaactgtgatttttgttgattcagctaagttgcgtcgcagcatgcgtgaaaaaaataaaaatga
Encoded proteins:
- the LOC134207130 gene encoding uncharacterized protein LOC134207130 isoform X2, whose amino-acid sequence is MGKKNSKLKQDTIDRLTTATYFTEKEIRQWHKGFLKDCPNGLLTEQVCRQNCYCSCCHRRRPVPEGSKLDRKVMLWVAVLHLKSGTPSSCLIQSCHQLRTSSVPTQQEHCEEKLSLSHRQCCRKVNRYSAAGTFLLDAAIAFNWKSHSASESCSCASTRL